In Gambusia affinis linkage group LG08, SWU_Gaff_1.0, whole genome shotgun sequence, a single window of DNA contains:
- the ppp6r2b gene encoding serine/threonine-protein phosphatase 6 regulatory subunit 2 isoform X2 — MFWKFDLHTSSHLEALLDKEDVTLTELMDEEDVLQECKAQNRRLLQFFCQDQCMQELVRLITTEPPAGAEETKRFKYPNIACELLTCDVGMINDKLGNEEPLLENLYAFLEQPSPLNPLLASFFSKTIGNLIARKTEQVISFLRKKEGFLSLVLKHIDTSAMMDVLLRLISCVEPPPLRLETLTWLNEQKLAQRLIELIHPERDEERQTNASQTLCDIIRLSRDQASQLQEISQPDPLLTVLESQECVEQLLQNMFSGERAESCIVSGIQVLLTLLEIRRPVVDGVMDAQGFERSYTVNSSILLAIQPHLIHFHQLLLEPPKRDPMLTTLGVLEEPLGNTRLHVARLVASLLYTSSASHTVVAQELCRLNTMDLLLDLFFKYNWNNFLHLQVELCVAAIVRPCAHEMRLQPDFSSQDKSNPSPDAPQEQNISEAPTSEPSVTSENAAHNLMVTHLFQHCHLIQRILEAWEENDKIQSEGGMRRGYMGHLTRIANTVVHNLDKGPVHTQISNLIAELPEDYRGRWETFVEQTLSETNRKNTIDLVGSGNPRSSSEDDMESPFPKELTMQQAFSDYQIQQMTANFVDQFGFNDDEFTDHDDNIGATFDRIAEININIDAVHDTANTAVFEACSKERIQPFDDDEEDIWEEKEINYATQTKSRNRFGGSPSSQSQAASQTCERTAASSTDAPDRPADSDSEEEDNKDDFDPFSSQGQTGAPPSSDWVADFGDVNSTAPAAGTAFSPWDAPVSQPAATETEDKGWAKFTDFQPFCCSETGPRCSSPVDSDLSGSDSTKPNPNPCVWSACVARKAPLVASDTSSSSSSDSDEEEGKTESTSSETVTTETITTGAGKETIRLTVDAKNERAVFTRVFRPAFKREGDKVPIDGLSIKEKDKEDEKEKQHGNGSGTVTASPTNQSATVTQEMQSPANGPA; from the exons ATGTTTTGGAAGTTTGACTTGCACACATCCTCTCATCTGGAGGCTTTGCTAGACAAGGAGGATGTCACCCTCACTGAGCTCATGGACGAGGAAGACGTGCTGCAGGAGTGCAAGGCCCAAAACAGGAG ACTCCTCCAGTTCTTCTGCCAGGACCAATGCATGCAAGAGCTAGTTCGTTTGATTACAACAGAACCCCCTGCTGGCGCAGAAGAGACCAAGCGCTTCAA GTATCCAAACATAGCATGTGAGCTGCTGACATGTGATGTAGGGATGATCAATGATAAGCTTGGCAATGAGGAGCCTCTGCTTGAAAATCTGTATGCTTTCCTGGAGCAACCATCCCCTCTTAACCCCCTACTGGCCTCCTTCTTCAGCAAGACAATTGGGAATCTAATAGCACGGAAGACTGAGCAG GTCATCAGTTTCCTGCGAAAAAAGGAAGGATTCCTTTCATTGGTCCTGAAGCATATAGATACGTCTGCCATGATGGATGTGCTGCTACGCCTTATCAGCTGTGTGGAGCCACCTCCGCTTCGGCTCGAGACCCTCACT TGGTTGAATGAACAGAAACTGGCCCAGAGACTCATAGAGCTCATTCACCCTGAGAGAGATGAAGAG AGGCAGACAAATGCATCTCAGACTCTGTGTGACATCATTCGTCTTAGCAGAGATCAGGCCAGTCAGCTGCAAGAGATTTCCCAGCCCGACCCGCTGCTCACTGTGCTGGAATC GCAGGAGTGTGTCGAGCAGCTACTTCAGAATATGTTTTCAGGAGAGAGGGCTGAAAGCTGCATTGTCAGTGGGATTCAAGTTCTTCTGACCCTGTTGGAGATCCGTAGGCCAGT GGTGGATGGTGTCATGGATGCTCAGGGGTTTGAGAGAAGTTACACCGTtaacagcagcattttgttgGCTATTCAACCACACCTAATACACTTTCACCAGCTACTTCTGGAACCACCTAAG CGAGATCCTATGCTGACTACTCTGGGTGTGCTGGAGGAACCGCTGGGGAACACACGCCTGCATGTGGCCAGACTCGTGGCCTCTCTGCTTTACACCAGCTCTGCCAGCCACACAGTCGTAGCTCAGGAGCTCTGCAGGCTCAATACCATGGATCTCCTTCTG GACTTGTTCTTTAAGTACAACTGGAACAACTTCCTGCACCTTCAAGTGGAGCTTTGTGTTGCTGCCATCGTCCGGCCATGTGCCCATGAAATGAGGCTGCAGCCTGACTTCAGTTCCCAGGATAAATCCAACCCTTCTCCAGATGCACCTCAAGAGCAGAATATAAGTGAGGCCCCAACCTCTGAACCTTCAGTCACCTCTGAAAACGCTGCCCACAACTTAATGGTGACTCAT TTGTTCCAACACTGCCACCTTATCCAAAGGATTCTGGAGGCCTGGGAGGAGAATGATAAAATCCA GTCAGAAGGTGGCATGAGAAGAGGATACATGGGACATTTGACAAGGATTGCCAATACTGTGGTGCACAACCTGGATAAAGGCCCAGTTCACACTCAAATCAGTAACCTTATCGCAG AGCTGCCAGAGGACTACAGAGGGCGCTGGGAAACCTTTGTGGAACAAACACTGTCAGAAACCAATAGAAAAAACACCATAGACCTA GTTGGAAGTGGAAACCCTCGATCTTCTTCAGAGGATGACATGGAGAGCCCTTTCCCTAAAGAGCTGACAATGCAGCAG GCCTTTTCAGACTATCAGATCCAGCAAATGACTGCTAACTTTGTAGATCAGTTTGGCTTTAATGACGATGAGTTCACTGATCATGACGACAACATTGG TGCAACGTTTGACCGGATTGCTGAGATCAATATCAACATTGATGCAGTCCATGACACC GCCAACACAGCTGTGTTTGAGGCCTGTTCTAAGGAAAGGATTCAACCctttgatgatgatgaagaagacatatgggaggaaaaagaaatcaactatGCAACACAAACAAAGTCAAGAAACAG GTTCGGTGGCTCCCCTTCCTCCCAAAGCCAAGCAGCCAGTCAGACGTGTGAGAGGACAGCAGCTTCCAGCACCGATGCTCCTGACAGACCTGCAGACTCTGATTCTGAGGAGGAAGACAATAAAGATGACTTTGATCCGTTTTCAAGCCAGGGCCAGACAGGTGCACCTCCAA gtTCTGACTGGGTTGCAGACTTTGGAGACGTGAACTCCACAGCTCCTGCGGCTGGAACAGCGTTTTCCCCCTGGGACGCTCCGGTCTCCCAGCCAGCTGCAACAGAGACAGAAGATAAAGGGTGGGCCAAGTTCACAGATTTTCAGCCTTTCTGTTG CTCTGAAACGGGCCCCAGATGCAGCTCTCCTGTGGACTCGGACCTCAGTGGTTCAGACAGCACCAAACCAAACCCCAACC CATGTGTGTGGAGTGCTTGTGTGGCAAGAAAAGCTCCTCTTGTGGCATCGGACacttcctcctccagcagctcagACAGcgatgaagaggaaggaaaaacagagTCCACTTCCAGTGAGACGGTTACCACGGAGACCATCACCACAGGTGCAGGGAAAGAGACTATCCGGCTGACTGTGGATGCCAAAAATGAGAGGGCAGTCTTCACAAG AGTTTTCCGACCTGCATTCAAACG tgaAGGAGATAAGGTGCCTATAGATGGACTATCAATcaaggaaaaagacaaagaagatgaaaaagaaaagcaacatggAAATGGTTCCGGCACAGTTACCGCCAGTCCAACCAACCAGTCGGCCACAGTCACACA AGAGATGCAGTCCCCTGCTAATGGACCGGCCTAG
- the ppp6r2b gene encoding serine/threonine-protein phosphatase 6 regulatory subunit 2 isoform X5, with protein MFWKFDLHTSSHLEALLDKEDVTLTELMDEEDVLQECKAQNRRLLQFFCQDQCMQELVRLITTEPPAGAEETKRFKYPNIACELLTCDVGMINDKLGNEEPLLENLYAFLEQPSPLNPLLASFFSKTIGNLIARKTEQVISFLRKKEGFLSLVLKHIDTSAMMDVLLRLISCVEPPPLRLETLTWLNEQKLAQRLIELIHPERDEERQTNASQTLCDIIRLSRDQASQLQEISQPDPLLTVLESQECVEQLLQNMFSGERAESCIVSGIQVLLTLLEIRRPVVDGVMDAQGFERSYTVNSSILLAIQPHLIHFHQLLLEPPKRDPMLTTLGVLEEPLGNTRLHVARLVASLLYTSSASHTVVAQELCRLNTMDLLLDLFFKYNWNNFLHLQVELCVAAIVRPCAHEMRLQPDFSSQDKSNPSPDAPQEQNISEAPTSEPSVTSENAAHNLMVTHLFQHCHLIQRILEAWEENDKIQSEGGMRRGYMGHLTRIANTVVHNLDKGPVHTQISNLIAELPEDYRGRWETFVEQTLSETNRKNTIDLVGSGNPRSSSEDDMESPFPKELTMQQAFSDYQIQQMTANFVDQFGFNDDEFTDHDDNIGATFDRIAEININIDAVHDTANTAVFEACSKERIQPFDDDEEDIWEEKEINYATQTKSRNSQAASQTCERTAASSTDAPDRPADSDSEEEDNKDDFDPFSSQGQTGAPPSSDWVADFGDVNSTAPAAGTAFSPWDAPVSQPAATETEDKGWAKFTDFQPFCCSSETGPRCSSPVDSDLSGSDSTKPNPNPCVWSACVARKAPLVASDTSSSSSSDSDEEEGKTESTSSETVTTETITTGAGKETIRLTVDAKNERAVFTRVFRPAFKREGDKVPIDGLSIKEKDKEDEKEKQHGNGSGTVTASPTNQSATVTQEMQSPANGPA; from the exons ATGTTTTGGAAGTTTGACTTGCACACATCCTCTCATCTGGAGGCTTTGCTAGACAAGGAGGATGTCACCCTCACTGAGCTCATGGACGAGGAAGACGTGCTGCAGGAGTGCAAGGCCCAAAACAGGAG ACTCCTCCAGTTCTTCTGCCAGGACCAATGCATGCAAGAGCTAGTTCGTTTGATTACAACAGAACCCCCTGCTGGCGCAGAAGAGACCAAGCGCTTCAA GTATCCAAACATAGCATGTGAGCTGCTGACATGTGATGTAGGGATGATCAATGATAAGCTTGGCAATGAGGAGCCTCTGCTTGAAAATCTGTATGCTTTCCTGGAGCAACCATCCCCTCTTAACCCCCTACTGGCCTCCTTCTTCAGCAAGACAATTGGGAATCTAATAGCACGGAAGACTGAGCAG GTCATCAGTTTCCTGCGAAAAAAGGAAGGATTCCTTTCATTGGTCCTGAAGCATATAGATACGTCTGCCATGATGGATGTGCTGCTACGCCTTATCAGCTGTGTGGAGCCACCTCCGCTTCGGCTCGAGACCCTCACT TGGTTGAATGAACAGAAACTGGCCCAGAGACTCATAGAGCTCATTCACCCTGAGAGAGATGAAGAG AGGCAGACAAATGCATCTCAGACTCTGTGTGACATCATTCGTCTTAGCAGAGATCAGGCCAGTCAGCTGCAAGAGATTTCCCAGCCCGACCCGCTGCTCACTGTGCTGGAATC GCAGGAGTGTGTCGAGCAGCTACTTCAGAATATGTTTTCAGGAGAGAGGGCTGAAAGCTGCATTGTCAGTGGGATTCAAGTTCTTCTGACCCTGTTGGAGATCCGTAGGCCAGT GGTGGATGGTGTCATGGATGCTCAGGGGTTTGAGAGAAGTTACACCGTtaacagcagcattttgttgGCTATTCAACCACACCTAATACACTTTCACCAGCTACTTCTGGAACCACCTAAG CGAGATCCTATGCTGACTACTCTGGGTGTGCTGGAGGAACCGCTGGGGAACACACGCCTGCATGTGGCCAGACTCGTGGCCTCTCTGCTTTACACCAGCTCTGCCAGCCACACAGTCGTAGCTCAGGAGCTCTGCAGGCTCAATACCATGGATCTCCTTCTG GACTTGTTCTTTAAGTACAACTGGAACAACTTCCTGCACCTTCAAGTGGAGCTTTGTGTTGCTGCCATCGTCCGGCCATGTGCCCATGAAATGAGGCTGCAGCCTGACTTCAGTTCCCAGGATAAATCCAACCCTTCTCCAGATGCACCTCAAGAGCAGAATATAAGTGAGGCCCCAACCTCTGAACCTTCAGTCACCTCTGAAAACGCTGCCCACAACTTAATGGTGACTCAT TTGTTCCAACACTGCCACCTTATCCAAAGGATTCTGGAGGCCTGGGAGGAGAATGATAAAATCCA GTCAGAAGGTGGCATGAGAAGAGGATACATGGGACATTTGACAAGGATTGCCAATACTGTGGTGCACAACCTGGATAAAGGCCCAGTTCACACTCAAATCAGTAACCTTATCGCAG AGCTGCCAGAGGACTACAGAGGGCGCTGGGAAACCTTTGTGGAACAAACACTGTCAGAAACCAATAGAAAAAACACCATAGACCTA GTTGGAAGTGGAAACCCTCGATCTTCTTCAGAGGATGACATGGAGAGCCCTTTCCCTAAAGAGCTGACAATGCAGCAG GCCTTTTCAGACTATCAGATCCAGCAAATGACTGCTAACTTTGTAGATCAGTTTGGCTTTAATGACGATGAGTTCACTGATCATGACGACAACATTGG TGCAACGTTTGACCGGATTGCTGAGATCAATATCAACATTGATGCAGTCCATGACACC GCCAACACAGCTGTGTTTGAGGCCTGTTCTAAGGAAAGGATTCAACCctttgatgatgatgaagaagacatatgggaggaaaaagaaatcaactatGCAACACAAACAAAGTCAAGAAACAG CCAAGCAGCCAGTCAGACGTGTGAGAGGACAGCAGCTTCCAGCACCGATGCTCCTGACAGACCTGCAGACTCTGATTCTGAGGAGGAAGACAATAAAGATGACTTTGATCCGTTTTCAAGCCAGGGCCAGACAGGTGCACCTCCAA gtTCTGACTGGGTTGCAGACTTTGGAGACGTGAACTCCACAGCTCCTGCGGCTGGAACAGCGTTTTCCCCCTGGGACGCTCCGGTCTCCCAGCCAGCTGCAACAGAGACAGAAGATAAAGGGTGGGCCAAGTTCACAGATTTTCAGCCTTTCTGTTG CAGCTCTGAAACGGGCCCCAGATGCAGCTCTCCTGTGGACTCGGACCTCAGTGGTTCAGACAGCACCAAACCAAACCCCAACC CATGTGTGTGGAGTGCTTGTGTGGCAAGAAAAGCTCCTCTTGTGGCATCGGACacttcctcctccagcagctcagACAGcgatgaagaggaaggaaaaacagagTCCACTTCCAGTGAGACGGTTACCACGGAGACCATCACCACAGGTGCAGGGAAAGAGACTATCCGGCTGACTGTGGATGCCAAAAATGAGAGGGCAGTCTTCACAAG AGTTTTCCGACCTGCATTCAAACG tgaAGGAGATAAGGTGCCTATAGATGGACTATCAATcaaggaaaaagacaaagaagatgaaaaagaaaagcaacatggAAATGGTTCCGGCACAGTTACCGCCAGTCCAACCAACCAGTCGGCCACAGTCACACA AGAGATGCAGTCCCCTGCTAATGGACCGGCCTAG